The nucleotide sequence TTTTCTCTTGGGTTTTGTCGAAAACTTTGGCATTTGGAAAATTTCAGGTGAATGGAAGGATGCTATTGCTTTCGGGGTGCTGATCATTTTCCTTTTATTCAGACCTCAGGGTATATTAAGAAAATAATATGGAATATTTAATCCACTTAGGCATCCTTTTCACCATCTACGCAGGCTTGGCCATGAGTCTCAACCTCGTGGTCGGATACACCGGACTTTTGTCCGTGACCCAGGCGGCCTTTTATGGCATCGGGGCGTACACTACAGCCATTTTAATGGTGGATCACGGCGTCAACTTTTTTGTTTCGATTTTGGTGGGCATGCTTATCTCTGGTCTCGTGGCGTTGATTATCGGCTGGATTTTGAGCCGATTTAAAGATGACTATTATGCGTTGGTTTCCTTTGGTTTTAATATTATAGTCTTTAGTATCTTTTTAAACTGGCAAAGTCTGACGCGGGGGCCTCTCGGTATTCCGGGGATCAATAAGCCAGCGCTTTTCGGGATAGATTTTTCGCAAAATCTTAATTTTTTGATTTTGATTGTCGTCGTCATGGCCGCGATGTATGGTGTCTGTGCTTTTATCGTCCATTCTTCTTTTGGTCGGGTGCTCAAAGCTATTCGTGAAGATGAAAAAGCCATCAGTGTTTTTGGCTACAATACTTCTGTCTACAAGCTGGTCATCTTTGTCATCTCGGCTAGTCTAGCGGCGGTGTGCGGATCCTTTTTTGCCAGCTATATTACTTTTATTGACCCTTCGACTTTTAGTCTAAACGAGTCCATTTTTATTTTGGCTATCATCATCCTCGGCGGTCTCGCCAATCTGCGCGGTTCATTGATTGGAGCGCTATTTTTGATTTTGTTGCCGGAGATCTTGCGTTTTGTCGGCTTTCCTACTGATGTGGCCGCTCAAATGCGCCAGGTGGTGTATGGACTTATTCTTGTGTTGCTAATGTTGTATAGGCCGCAAGGGGTGGTGGGAGAGTACAAATTATAAAAAATGAGGACTCTCTAGATAGACACAGAAAATTTCTGCTGAAATTTTCTTTATCCTCGCCAACGTTTTGGCTGCGGGGTCTACCTAGAGAGTCTTCATTTTTATAGTTTCTTGAGGTAAATTTCATGAGTGGTTCTGTATGTTGGTGGTATATGCTCAAAAGATTTTTGGAATGGATTGGGGTGAAGGAGAAATTGCATAGTACAAAACACGAGCCGCCTTTTTTTAAAGAGGGTGAGCTTTGGTGGTGTTTTCTGGGTGAAAATATTGGAGTTGAGACTAATGGAAAGGGAAATAAATTTACTAGACCTGTTCTAGTTTTTAAAAAATATGATAGATTCTCCTTTTTTGCCATCCCCCTTACAACTAAAATCAAGCCAGGCACTTGGTATTGTCCATTTAAACATAATAATTTTAGAGAAAACGCTTGCTTGGCTCAGTGTAGGGTGCTTAGTCACAAAAGACTTTGTGGATTGATAGGGAAAATTGGAAGAGAGGATTATA is from Candidatus Paceibacterota bacterium and encodes:
- a CDS encoding branched-chain amino acid ABC transporter permease, which codes for MEYLIHLGILFTIYAGLAMSLNLVVGYTGLLSVTQAAFYGIGAYTTAILMVDHGVNFFVSILVGMLISGLVALIIGWILSRFKDDYYALVSFGFNIIVFSIFLNWQSLTRGPLGIPGINKPALFGIDFSQNLNFLILIVVVMAAMYGVCAFIVHSSFGRVLKAIREDEKAISVFGYNTSVYKLVIFVISASLAAVCGSFFASYITFIDPSTFSLNESIFILAIIILGGLANLRGSLIGALFLILLPEILRFVGFPTDVAAQMRQVVYGLILVLLMLYRPQGVVGEYKL
- a CDS encoding type II toxin-antitoxin system PemK/MazF family toxin, with amino-acid sequence MLKRFLEWIGVKEKLHSTKHEPPFFKEGELWWCFLGENIGVETNGKGNKFTRPVLVFKKYDRFSFFAIPLTTKIKPGTWYCPFKHNNFRENACLAQCRVLSHKRLCGLIGKIGREDYKKIEQAFASLHKLF